GTTTGAAAAAAGGTGCCGACGATTACCTCACCAAACCATTTGCCCTCGAAGAGCTGCTACTGCGTATTGAAAAACTGTTGCTCAAAAACAAACGTCAGCAGGCCGATCATACACCTGCCAGTACGTATAGTTTTGGTGGACACACCATCAATTTTAAAGCACAGGAAGCCGTGCTGAAAAATGGTGAAACCGTGGCGCTGAGTAAAAAAGAAGCCATGCTGCTGCAACTGCTCATTGAGCATAGTGGTGAGGTCGTTACAAGAGAAACAATTTTAAGAACGGTATGGGGCTACAACGTTTTTCCTACCACCCGAACCATCGATAATTTTCTGCTGAACATTCGCAAGTACTTCGAAGAAGACTCCCGCAATCCGCAACACTTCCACAGTGTACGTGGAGTAGGGTATAAGTTTACGCCTTAGTATTTTGGGCTAAAGAAATGTAATGGTCAATAATCCATGTGTTTCATCAATTCATGGATAGAACTCAAACTTACACAGGGGGAGGCGTTGGCCAGGCAAAACGGCCGGAGGCATCGGGTTTGCCTTGAATTTTCTTTGGTTACTTTCTTTTTCAAGAAAAAGAAAGTAACAATGCTGCTATAGCAACGAGACTTCTTTATGGGATAAATGAAAGCATATTTGCGTTTCATATTTCAAACAAAACACTCAAAAAGTTTACGCCTTAGTCTGCTTCCATTCGGCATAGGCCTGCTGCAAATCAGCTGCGCTGTGCTCATGCCCGAAAGGGGCATACAATACATCGTTGCACAACTGCAACAATTGTTGTGCTGCTGCGTTCTCTCCTGTATTTTCTTGCTGTACTTCTGCCAGCATACGAGTAGCCAACGCCTTAATATCAGTAGCATCCTGTTGTAAGCTTGTGTCTTTTACATCAACTCTTTTTTCTACTACCAATGGGCGGTTGCCGGCAGCAGTTGTTACCTGATACATGGGGTCGTCAAGACCTTGTGTAAATATGGGGTCGAGTTCCTGAGTAGTATTTCGTTTTTTTCGTTTGGCCCTGCCCACCAGCATGAGTACAATCACCAGTACCATTGCAGCACTCAATGCCACTACAGGCATAAAACGGGTAAACCATTCGGTGAGTTTAAAACTGCTTGGGTCATTCACCGGATCGTCGGCAAAAGAGGAACGAGCCACTGCTGCGCCAATGTGCAGGTTCACACTGCTATCGGCCGTTTGCTTGTACACTACTTCGGATGGATTGAAATAATGAAACCCTTTGATGCGGATATTGTACTCACCCATGCTATCGGCTGCAAAGCGATAAATGTACCGCCGCACACCCTGCACCGGTACCCGTTGGCTATCGAGTTGCTCGTCCATGCGGGGTTCGTAACCGGTAATGCCTTTGGGCCATTCAATCTGTGGCGCCTGTAGCATGCTCCACTGCCCGAGACCACTTACCGCCACAATCAACTCGGCAGCATCGCCTGCAGCCAGTGGCTGCTTGGGCATTTGTACACTGTAAGAAAATTCACCCACAGGAATGGCGCCATCGGTAGGCCGGCCATTGGCAGGTAATGGTGTCACCTGCACGGTTTCTACATTTCCAGCTACGGTAAAGGGTTCTTCTGCAGAACGCTGCTGTGCATAGGGGTCTGCAGCAATGGGTTGTCCGTTGTGGGTGCGTAAAAATGAAACAGTACCCGAAATGCTCATGGGGGCCAGTTTGAGCTCACCCGATCGTAGTGCTGTCAATTGCACCCGGCGCAAGGTATACACTTTGTACACCTTTCCATTTTCCGTAGCATACTGAAACTCGCTGCCGGGGTCTTCGGCCGGTAAATCAATAGAAGAAAAGCCTTCGAAACCCGGGCGTTTGTCGAGCTCGGCACTCAGGTTTACCCTGGAGTACAGCAGGTATTCGGCCACAATGGTTTCTCCTTCGTAGCAAGTGTTTTTGCTGAGTTTGGTTTTCAGCAGCAGGTTGCGTTTTATTTTTTCCTGTGCATTTTCTTTGCTGTCGAGTACAAAGGCGTCGTACGTAAATCCGTGCTCGTTAGGTGGGTACGGACTATTGTTGTGCTGAGCTCCTTTGGTTACTTCTATAACCAGTGTATTGGTTTGGTAGCTTTTGCCATTTACTACAATGCTGGCAGCGGGTACGGTGCAACTACCGGTTCGCCGTGGCGCCAATTGAAAACTGTATTGCTGCGCTGTTGATTTAACACCATTGATGATGTTGGTACTGGTAGTGGTCATGGGGCCGCTGAGTACATCCCAATCTTTAAAGGCAGGAAATTTTACCCCTGTGCCGGCTGCATTTACCAAAGTGTAGCTGATGGTAATTTGCTCATGACTGGCAATGGCATTGGCTGATGTAAGCAGCTGCCAATCGGGCTGTGCCATGCCGGCCAGTGGCAGCAACAGGCTGCAACACAGGTGCCAAAACCAGCGTTGTAAAAATGAAGTAGAATCAGGTGCCGCAAACATGGCTGGCAAAATAGCGCAAATCGGGGCTACTCGCTGCTTGTGTATCATTTTTAACCTGATACTAAAGGATGGAAAGATTTAATCTATGTCTATTATGATAGACAATTGTAAAACGACAACTATGAATTACCAATTTAAACTTTGTAAGTTTGAAAAAATTTGTTGGGTGGCAAACGAGAGAAAAACAGAAAATATCGTTAGAAAATTTCTAACAGAAAATGGGTATTTCGACGATGAGTCAATTATCGTAGAGGAGCAAAAAAGCGATTTTGCCTTGATTGATAAGTTATTGAGTAATGCTTCAAAAAAGGGAACAGGGAAAGGGTATCCTGAATTTATAATACGCTCAAAAGAATATTCTGATTTTGTTGTTATAGTAGAATGTAAAGCAGACTCCAAAAAACACCAAAGTACAAACTTTGATAAATACAGTGATTTTGCAGTTGACGGGGTTTTACTCTACGCCTCTTTTTTAGCAAAAGAATTTGATGTTTTAGCCATTGCCGTAAGTGGAGAAAGTGAGACTGAATTAAGGGTTTCTCAATATTTATATTTAAAAAACACACATAAATCTCACAAATTTTTAGGGAATGAAATTTTACCATTAAAGGATTATTACGATGCTTTTTTGCAAAGTGACATGAAATTTAACCAAGACTATTTAAAACTCTTAGAATACACTAAAGAATTAAATGACTTATTACATACCAAAAAAATAAAAGAAGCTCAAAGAAGCCTTTTAATTAGTGGAATTTTGATAGCACTTCAAAATACAGCTTTTAAAAACAGCTTTTCAGCTCATAAAAAGCCTGAACAATTAGCGAAAAATTTACTCTCAACAATAGTAGATGAGTTTACTAATGTAAACTTACCAGCAGATAAAGTAAACAATTTAAAACAAGCTTATTCATTTATCCTTACAAATACAACCATTACAACCGACAAAGATTTTTTTGTTGAGTTGATAAAAAGTATTGAAACCAATGTAAATAACTTTATGAAAACTCATAAATATTTTGACACATTGGGTCAGTTTTATATTGAATTTTTAAGATATGCAAATAGCGACAAGGGATTAGGAATTGTATTAACACCCCCTCATATCACAGATTTATTCTCTGAGTTAGCAGGAGTAAATCAAGACTCTATAATTCTTGATAATTGTATGGGGACAGGCGGTTTTTTGATTAGCGCAATGAAAACTATGATAAAACAAGCCAAAGGAAACCAAACGAAAATTGACAGTATCAAGAAAACACAATTAATTGGCATTGAATACCAAGACGATATTTATGCTTTAGGAATTTCAAATATGATAATTCACGGTGATGGTAAAACCAATGTGTATCTAGGTGATTGTTTTGAAGAAATTTTAAAAGTTAAAGAAGCTTTTAAGCCTAATGTTGGATTTCTAAACCCACCTTACAAAAGTAAAAAGTCTGATATTGAAGAATTGGACTTTGTTTTAAACAATCTTAACGCATTAGAGAAGGGTGGTAAATGCGTTGCAATTATTCCATTAAGTTGTGCTATTGCGACAAAGGGAGATGTATTTGTTCGAAAACAACAAATCTTAGAAAATCACACATTAGAAGCTGTGATGTCAATGCCAGAAGATATTTTTCATAATTCCAAAGTAGGCGTAACTACTTGTATTATGGTTATTTCTGCTCATATCCCACACCCAAAAGGCAAAAAAACATGGCTGGGTTATTGGCGTGAAGATGGTTTTGTTAAAACAAAAGGCAAGGGAAGAATTGACTTAAATGATACTTGGTATTCAATAAAAGAAAATTGGCTAAACACCTATATAAATAGAGAAAGTGTTGAAAAATTAAGCGTAACAAAAGAATTAAAAGCAAATGATGAATGGTGCGCTGAAAGCTATTTAAATGCTCAATACGAAAGCATAGATTATGAGGTATTT
The Phnomibacter ginsenosidimutans genome window above contains:
- a CDS encoding BatD family protein, coding for MFAAPDSTSFLQRWFWHLCCSLLLPLAGMAQPDWQLLTSANAIASHEQITISYTLVNAAGTGVKFPAFKDWDVLSGPMTTTSTNIINGVKSTAQQYSFQLAPRRTGSCTVPAASIVVNGKSYQTNTLVIEVTKGAQHNNSPYPPNEHGFTYDAFVLDSKENAQEKIKRNLLLKTKLSKNTCYEGETIVAEYLLYSRVNLSAELDKRPGFEGFSSIDLPAEDPGSEFQYATENGKVYKVYTLRRVQLTALRSGELKLAPMSISGTVSFLRTHNGQPIAADPYAQQRSAEEPFTVAGNVETVQVTPLPANGRPTDGAIPVGEFSYSVQMPKQPLAAGDAAELIVAVSGLGQWSMLQAPQIEWPKGITGYEPRMDEQLDSQRVPVQGVRRYIYRFAADSMGEYNIRIKGFHYFNPSEVVYKQTADSSVNLHIGAAVARSSFADDPVNDPSSFKLTEWFTRFMPVVALSAAMVLVIVLMLVGRAKRKKRNTTQELDPIFTQGLDDPMYQVTTAAGNRPLVVEKRVDVKDTSLQQDATDIKALATRMLAEVQQENTGENAAAQQLLQLCNDVLYAPFGHEHSAADLQQAYAEWKQTKA
- a CDS encoding HsdM family class I SAM-dependent methyltransferase — translated: MNYQFKLCKFEKICWVANERKTENIVRKFLTENGYFDDESIIVEEQKSDFALIDKLLSNASKKGTGKGYPEFIIRSKEYSDFVVIVECKADSKKHQSTNFDKYSDFAVDGVLLYASFLAKEFDVLAIAVSGESETELRVSQYLYLKNTHKSHKFLGNEILPLKDYYDAFLQSDMKFNQDYLKLLEYTKELNDLLHTKKIKEAQRSLLISGILIALQNTAFKNSFSAHKKPEQLAKNLLSTIVDEFTNVNLPADKVNNLKQAYSFILTNTTITTDKDFFVELIKSIETNVNNFMKTHKYFDTLGQFYIEFLRYANSDKGLGIVLTPPHITDLFSELAGVNQDSIILDNCMGTGGFLISAMKTMIKQAKGNQTKIDSIKKTQLIGIEYQDDIYALGISNMIIHGDGKTNVYLGDCFEEILKVKEAFKPNVGFLNPPYKSKKSDIEELDFVLNNLNALEKGGKCVAIIPLSCAIATKGDVFVRKQQILENHTLEAVMSMPEDIFHNSKVGVTTCIMVISAHIPHPKGKKTWLGYWREDGFVKTKGKGRIDLNDTWYSIKENWLNTYINRESVEKLSVTKELKANDEWCAESYLNAQYESIDYEVFKRNTQKYLAYRLLNDLLDIKFETKQKIVANNKLVKLDSIFYVHNGLASSQVEVKDEPETDTDVRYIRPSQSYAGSIAGYVDTMQIDGKHIYPDNTIYVSTDGQGSHTYSYVSSFEFVPNSNVSVLIPKNEMTLQEKLYYSICITANRFKFSYGRKPKGDRLKDILIPSSPPGFVYKEIFDEIFDSWKKVVK
- a CDS encoding response regulator transcription factor; this translates as MKIPAPVASILLVEDEEALHETLKMNLGLEGYDVVSAYTGQQALEKLEGEYFDLVVLDIMLPEIDGIGVLETMRIKKIDSPVLILSARNSTNDRILGLKKGADDYLTKPFALEELLLRIEKLLLKNKRQQADHTPASTYSFGGHTINFKAQEAVLKNGETVALSKKEAMLLQLLIEHSGEVVTRETILRTVWGYNVFPTTRTIDNFLLNIRKYFEEDSRNPQHFHSVRGVGYKFTP